The region attctctcaagttctactgaccaccaatacaactctacacgcacttaacatttgctttacctagaacaactagttgacccgttgcgccaaatggcacaGAGACCCGCTAAagtcatgttgtcgatgaaaatagtttcattttgcaaggACATATTCAATATTGATAGTAGAAAGCACATGTGTTAAACCATGTTATATTGAAAATGTGTTTATTACGCTACAAAATCCGAATTTTGGAAAAAGAAAATGTATAACATACATATGCCAGCTAAGGAAGCATTGTTTTAGTTGAAATTATAGTTATCACGATGAGAGATCTTAGTTGAAAAAACATATTTGTATAAGATGTATAGACCAGTTAAAGATGTATTTTTTAGCAGTGTTTGCACATTTTTTCTTTGGATGAGCACAAAATATAAGCAATAAAGGTCATTAAGAGCATCATTATTattcaaaatgatagcaactctatACAACCTGGTATTTGACTATTTTCCTTTTTCTCTCAAGCTCTAATTCTGAACACGGCACAATGAATGATCCACCCCCTATTCTAAGCCTACACTGAAATCTGAATTTAGTGGGTGGTATGTATGTTTGTAGATAAAGCTTAAAACCCGAGAAGAGCATGGTACAAACACATACTACTTCATCAACTTCAAAAAAACCAACTCCATAACATAGATGAACATTACAGCACCACTTTTTAGTACAATAGTTTGTGTATAATGATATGAATGTACACGGAAGAGAATATTGTGTATAATGATATGAATGTACATAGGCAAAAGAAAACACAATGTCGGGCCAAACCCGGAATATCAACACGACCAATGAAGCAAGAACACTGACAATACATAGGTCACACAATAAATGCAATTCCTACAAAAAAAGGGAAGGAAGAAACCTTGCTaagcagaagaaagaagaagaaaacttgatCAACAGAAGAGAGAAAAAGGACCTCCAAGAACGTACAACGTACAAAAGAAAAGAAGTAATCAGGCCACATGCATTGCACTAAACAGCTCATTATTATTAGGACCTGTGTGCATACCCAAACTTCTTAAGGTTCTGTGTAGAGCAGAAATTTTGAAACGACCCAGAATATTGCGGTAAGAAATAAAATACAGGAACTACAAAAACTAATTAATGCAAGTGGACTATGCATCACAAATCAGGAATCCTACAATTACAGTGCTGTAAACATATGTCTAATGCATTCCAAGTGCTCTTATATTACATCCTTCTTTTTAATAACGAAATCCATCATCCTAACACATGTCTCGTGCTTGATTTTTCACTAGCAAATCATGAGGCAATAAGCGTTCCAGCTCTATGTACATACTCCGGTATCCATGAAGTGACTACTTCCATGTTAGAAAAATCATGTAAAGACATGGGTTTGACACAGTTTATAATCACTTGGTCCTCCCATACTTTACATGCCGTAGTTTGACAACAAAGGAAGATTGAAAATCATGTATACATGCATCCACAGATGCTTTCACTTCAGCACGACTACAGTATAAAAAAGGTTGAATATCACCTTCGGCCTATCCATCAGTTTGGATATTTATCACCTTCAGCAAGACTACTTATTCATTAGAAATGGATCTCTTGAATATCACCTTCGGCTTATCCATCAGTTTGGAGATTTATCACCTTCAGCAAGACTACTTATTCATTAGCAATGGACCTCGTGACCTTTATTGTCAATCTACATTTTCGAAGTATATTTAAATGAAAACACGAGGGCTCTATAAAAGGCTCCCACATAACCTACACACATATAAAAGGCCCATGACTGCTCCACTGTCAAGAAAGCATTACCAAAAACCAGAATGAGCCAAATGTTGAAGCTGAAAAAGAGGATACACCAATCAACATATTTGAGTACCAAAAAAAGGCACGTAGACATAAAACAATTGTTGTCTGATCAATTAAAAAATGGACAACTTTTTTCGTTAGGTGCAAAGTGAACTTCAAAGTTATCTTACAGATTTAGTTGCAAGGTTGACCAAGCAAAGCGAATGACCCATTACTACTGAACGTACAGAATCGTGTTTGGATAGCACCAACTAATGTTTCATTATGTGACATTTTTCACATTATTCAGCGCGCTTCAATAATTTATAGTGCCCCTTTCTTAAAAGTAATATATCTTTATTTCAACATTACCATAGAAAATATCCTTCCAAAACATGATCGGCACAGAGCAAAAACCACAAATATATCTTTATTTGAACATGAAAAAGGATGAAAAACACATAAACATGTAGTTATATAGATGTTTACATATCAAATACTTGTTTTCATGAATATCTTGAAGTATCACAGTCCTATATTTTATTTTTGCTGGAAATCACACTCCTATACTAAAAGGCTAATCTCCAAATAAGTAAATAAATTATTTctcttatactccctctgtaaagaaatataagagcgtttggatcactactttagttatctaaacactcttatatttatttacagagggagtacatcataTCAATGTACAGAATCTCAGCCTGCAAATAAAAATCCTCAGATATGTGCATTGAGTTTTTTGCTGTTATTATCCTAGCAAGAGCCCCCTATCTCATCTTTTACTGTTCGTTTATACTTAAAAGTAAAATACACGACGTTGATCATTATTTTTGTTCGAAAGTAGCATAATCCAAATTAGCCGATGTGGAATCCCTTAGAACTAATCAGGCTGACATAAAGCCGGTGAAATCAATAACACAATAGAACAATAATTAAATGCTTAGTTTtaagcattgttgaggaaatcgtttactggtagctgctcggttggctggtgagtaggggattaataggctaatcggcaagttaatctgccatttaatcaattaatcggatgatttatcgatttatcggctactcggtgaccctacgagtagagattaatcggcaagttaactggttagtcgaatgaattcttgaacaggggtttTAAGTTTTACTTAAAAGGCATAGACCTGTAAAGTAGTTATCCAACCAATTAGATAAAAGACCTTGATTTGAGTATACCTGGACTTAAACCTTTCATTAGCAACCATTTTGTTGTTGGTCTGCACCATATAAACCCAAAGTAAGTTTTCCCTTTTACTTTTGTTTTTTCATGCAAATGTGTAACAGAGAGAGGGTCTGAAAAAAGAGATAGTTCAGAGGAAAGAGAGGGCACGAAGCGGAAGGGGATTACCTATGAGTAGAGGTGAGGATGGAATGGCAGGGTTCCTCCTGTACTGGTTGGGCTGCTCTGGGACCTCAGGGTGCATGTTACCGCCAGCATGCTGCTCCAAGACACACCTCCTGTGCGCCGGGCGCGCACGTTCCGAGCCGCCGGGCACGCCATCCTGAAACGCCTGTGGGGAGGCCGCGCCCATCTTACCAGGCTTCGCGCACCGTGCATATTGCCGTCGCAGCCGACGCCATCTGCTTGTGGTTGCTTTGTCCCCGATTCCTCACACATGCTACTATGCGGAGCAAGGTGGTcacagaggcggcggcggcgctcacgaCGCAGTGGAGACGAGCCCATCCACCTCCCTGGCTGGCATATATACACGATGTATAAAGCATGAACCTGGAAAGAAAAATACAAGGGATTACCTAAATATATGCTGCTGCAGCACACCTATTTATCTAACTGAAATTAAGCCTACCACTTCCTGCTCTCTATTACTTCAGAATCATATGTATAAGAAAACATTGTTACCCGTTACTTTATACTGATAAACTGCATGCTCCGGGACAAGGTCGCTCACCACGGCACACTAACAGCTCCTTTCTCTTCTTGAATCAACATCTTGATTTTGAGATGCAACATATAACCAGGTTTTTATCTTACAACATAAGGGAACCCTCTCAATCTGCTAGATACAAGTACTTTGTATGACGTGCCTGAGCCATCAATTTGCCGGTCCTTTTCTTCTTGAAACCAACATTGACAACACCAACTGATTTTCCAGCATGCAATAGCTTCCCCTCAACTTCTATTTCTTCCTGGAAACATAAAAGAAATAGTTTACAGCATGCCAGATAactattaaaataaaataagagtgaaACGACAAAGGTATGTTCTAAACTAATCAAGCCTTATGATAACATTCTAGCAAGAAGCTGGCCAAAGCTTCCCTTTGGGGGGCAAAAATTATAACCAAGCAACCTAAAAAGTACGTCCGGAATCTTTAGAGCAATATCTAGACAACATGACAATAACTCTGATCCTAAACTAATTCTAGGAACCTCTTAGAGCAATATCTGGACAACATGACAACAATTCTGATCCTAAACTAATCTTGGCAACATTTTGTACCCAACAAGCTCCAATTTGTACTCAGAGCCATCAAAGGAAACAAAAACTAAATAACACCTAGTCGTGTAAATGCAGGGGCACTAAATTCAACCATCTTTTCTACTTAGTACACACTTGCATTCCTATAATATTAAAATGACTGGAAGGTAAGAAGTAGTGATCCTTTTATCTTGCCAATTGAGATATTAGCATACCAACTTCCGATGATGCTTTTCAAACACCAAATTCCTTATTACATATGCATCATGCCGCAATAAAATTTAGATGATGGCAATCTTCACAAAATGCGGATGGTACCTGCCTAAACTTGACACCATCGACCAGATGTAATTTCGATATCATGGTCAAAACTAAAAAAAACAAGCTAGGAGTAAGCCGCTGCCTAGCAAACTTACCACGGGGGACAGAGCATAACAACCCCTGCAAAACTATGAAAAAAGGTTCCAGTCAAACAAGAGAGGAAATCAAAAGGGGATAAAAAAAGATCCTTCTTCTCTGCTAATCTGAGAGGGATAAACAGAGGGTAAAATGACTCACCGAACCTATCTCTAACTGACTGGTCTGTCAAGACCTCGGTTGTAGCAAAGGTATTTGCTCCTGTTCCCCACGGACCACCGTGCAACCACAACAAGGCCATTTACATGAACTGGAAGATGGAAATCAGTTGCTGCTGCTCCAGACTGAATCGAACAGAAAAAGAAAGCAGGGTTCCGATCCGATCTGATGTGATGTGAGAGAGGAGAGTAGTCAAGGAAAGGGAGAGCTCACGGTTGCAACAGGGCGACCGGAGAGGTGGAGGATGGAGGCGGAGGAGGGGATCCGTGCCTGGGAGCCGTCACGCCGCCGCGTCCATGGAGACGGTACTGCTGCTGCTGCAGATCGAGAAAGCAAAGAAATTAGGGGAAGGATGtgagagagaggaaggagaggagaggttaGAGAGAGCCCCGGCGTTCTACCCATACTGAGGCGCATCTCTGCTCTAGCGCGGGGAGAAGGAAGGGGGCCGGCGGCACAGGGAGGAGGGGAGGGCGCTGAGGCGCGTGAGGAGAGGGTGTGGCGGCGTGGGAGAGGATGGAGTGGGGAGGAGAAGGTTTGGCGGCTAGGGTTTTACCTTTTTCTTGTTCTCGAGGTCGAGCGTGGGGCATGAGCGGAGGTGACTGGCGAATCCCTCGGGAACATGGGAAAGGCACACCCAGTCAATGAGTGCCTGAGATGAGCCCACCAGTCATAGGCCAACGAAAATGACCGTGGGTGAAAATTGGATTTGACCACGAAGTGAATATTTgactgatgatgttatgtacctagcgtAGGGTCATGGACATATccaggataccatgcccaaggacatccttagacgaagctaccttccagtcgaccaagagaggctccactcgaccggctagaagacactcgaccatgaagacccactcgaccatcagaagttcaagatccactctgcatccaaacggtctgtaatcaaGTAGTCTTAATGgccatgatggcactttatgtagggcgttaccagtaacgccagaccttaatgtactttaaccctctgctacgtgggctggctggggtcttggcgtcctctatataagccaccccccccccccctccactggtagaagggttcgcacccctgtaaccactatacacagaaatcagtcgaccgccttcgggctccgagacgtagggctgttacttcctccgagaagggcctgaactcgttaaacactcgtgtgtacaactgctccatagctaggatcttgcctctccatacctaccccccattctactgtcagacttagaaccacgacagttggcgcccaccttggggcaggtgtcttagcgacttttttggagaagttgcaatttgtccgatcgtcttcatcatggtttccggcggagctctggttgagggccacgagatccgtctcgatgcgctcactttcatcgccgacgactccgcttggctccaggaggcaccactcgacatcgacgcgctccccgtccgcggggcgacgcactttcgggcgtgtgtccgtggcgtcttgctgcggcagccgtcgaccccataccggtcgactcctgcgccgtcctccctccctgtctcccgccagcgcatgcgctccggtcggtcgaggctccagcgatgggtgagacacgcagtggctcaccaatcggccaccacccaagtcacggtgattgagcccgacgaatctctctacggcctgttcgacctgtcgactggcttcgtagagactgcatccgagtgcgatagcagtgatccagcggcggaggtcctgatggtcaacaggccccgtagtcctcccggtttcccccgcggtgacgggatggacgacgaggatgaccccgctcaagcccatgaagagtaccaacccgagccgctcacttcccagCAAATGGAAGAActttgccgccggaacatggatgccctgcatactcccattgcaggagaaacacctgaggctcgtgccctggaagaggcacgtttagccaacctggctgaacgcactcgactggagaacctccagcgagcactcgacgagcgtgcgcgtcaacgagtgaccaactccaaccgacgtcagctctttccgcaaccaactcaggtatatcgaaccccaattcagaatttggcagctgcagcccgcatagcggagtcaattcagccctcttagtcagaggctggaagaggcttgatgtagatcagagatttgctccgggcggcaggagatcagaattcagctgtgtcacagtcgcgcaacaggattcacagtcgatccgtcgctgcgaatattgttcagtcggctcacagtccaaggtcgcctctgaggcgcatgggacgtgaaggccggcgggaccactatgatgatcgatttgatcgtgatgacaggcatcaagtgcccactcctcctccgagaagtgggtctaacgcccatcggcagcaagatgacagacgccaactcagtgttgggcggagagctccagtcgaccccagagagccaggctttgacgcgagatccatcatcgtgcaaggtttggtcgaccaaaacagagctcatagaggtggtcatgacagagatgtgcccacaagcagccgagtccatgtttcaggtccagaatgttttagcagagcgatcagagccgcagtgataccccccaacttcaggttggcgactggggtgagtaagttcaccggagagtctaagcctgaaacatggctcgaagactaccgagtggctgttcagattggtggcggtaatgatgaggtggccatgaaacatttgccacttatgctagagggttcggccagggcgtggttgaatcagttagctcctagcagcatttacacctgggaagatctttctcgagtgttcgtcaggacgtttgagggaacttgcaagcgacctgccggattgactgagctgcaagtttgtgtacaaaagtcgagtgaaacactgagggattacatccagaggtggatcactttgcatcatactgtagagaatgtgtcagaccatcaagcggtttgcgccttaaaggatggcgtcaagaacagagagttgagcctgaagtttggtcgaactggagatatgccCTTGAGTCGGAtggtggaaatagccaccaagtacgccaacggcgaagaagaggaccgactccggagcggcaagtacaagccgagtcagtcggataaaggaaactccagtcggaagcaaaagcggaaggccgagccagcagctcctggagaggctttggccgtgactcagggcaaattcaaagggaagcccaaaggatcttggaaccccaagaaggtaaaagataaggaaggtaatgatgtgatggatctaccgtgtcatatccacacgaagaaagacgaagagggtaacttcatctacccaaagcataccactcccaatgccgactcttaatccagcaatttcaagggaaacagccgaaagataaagagaaggagtcggacaaggctgaggacaaggaggacagtgatggagagtaccctcatgtcaactccactctgatgatttttgctgatgtagagagcaaaagtcgactgaaagtgatcaaccgtgaggtcaatatggtcgccccggcgacaccaaactatctgagatggtcgcaaactcccattactttcgaccagtctgaccatcctactcatattgccacccctgggaggcaagcgctgatggtcgacccggtcgtcgaaggcactcgactgacgaaggtattgatggatggcggcagcgggttgaatatactgtatgcagagacgctcaagggaatgggcattccgatgtccaggctcaattccagcaacatgagttttcacggagtcatccctggaaagaaggccgagtcactcggccaaatagctctggatg is a window of Triticum dicoccoides isolate Atlit2015 ecotype Zavitan chromosome 2B, WEW_v2.0, whole genome shotgun sequence DNA encoding:
- the LOC119365174 gene encoding uncharacterized protein LOC119365174, with translation MALLWLHGGPWGTGANTFATTEVLTDQSVRDRFVLQGLLCSVPRGKFARQRLTPSLFFLVLTMISKLHLVDGVKFRQEEIEVEGKLLHAGKSVGVVNVGFKKKRTGKLMAQMLIQEEKGAVSVPWFMLYTSCIYASQGGGWARLHCVVSAAAASVTTLLRIVACVRNRGQSNHKQMASAATAICTVREAW